The Paenibacillus sp. J23TS9 genome includes a window with the following:
- a CDS encoding SAM-dependent methyltransferase, producing MESLRKLIHDITEETTLITATLSQLRKREGVPYTKVQIKPVELKKKIHYQFAYVHPNKVVHQNIPAEEAEEAIMQLFEQTFRQGMICTPDADFQILISKKYKVSILTKSPSKTSADLAHNRKKQYVLEEGHPISFLVELGIMNEQGKVLARKYDKFKQINRFLEMVEDVLPSLPEGRPITIVDFGCGKSYLTFALYHYLTIQERRTLNVVGLDLKADVIEHCNQLADRLNYSNLRFLVGDIADYNELEQVDMVVTLHACDTATDAALEKAIRWDASVILSVPCCQHELFAQIDSPVMEPLLSHGILKERFSALATDGIRAKLLDILGYKTQLLEFIDLEHTPKNILIRAVKGQSGRKEELWREYTEFRDFLNAKPYLEKACADLLPGAADSE from the coding sequence TTGGAATCTTTACGCAAACTCATCCATGATATAACGGAAGAAACAACATTGATTACGGCAACACTCAGCCAGCTCCGCAAGCGGGAAGGCGTACCTTATACCAAGGTTCAAATCAAACCTGTGGAGCTGAAGAAAAAAATACATTACCAGTTCGCATATGTTCATCCGAATAAGGTTGTACATCAAAATATTCCGGCGGAGGAAGCGGAAGAAGCGATTATGCAGCTGTTCGAGCAAACCTTCCGCCAGGGAATGATCTGCACACCGGATGCTGACTTTCAAATTTTGATCAGCAAGAAATATAAAGTGTCTATTCTCACCAAGTCACCTTCGAAAACAAGTGCGGATCTGGCGCATAACCGCAAAAAGCAGTATGTCTTGGAGGAAGGTCATCCCATATCATTCCTTGTCGAGCTGGGCATCATGAATGAGCAGGGCAAGGTGCTTGCACGAAAATATGACAAGTTCAAACAGATCAACCGTTTCCTTGAAATGGTGGAGGATGTACTTCCTTCACTGCCGGAAGGCCGGCCAATCACGATTGTCGACTTCGGATGCGGGAAATCCTATCTGACCTTTGCGCTGTATCATTACTTGACCATTCAGGAACGCAGAACGCTGAACGTTGTGGGACTGGATCTTAAAGCAGATGTCATCGAACATTGCAATCAACTGGCGGACAGGCTGAATTACAGCAACCTTCGCTTTCTTGTCGGGGATATTGCCGACTACAACGAACTGGAACAGGTTGATATGGTGGTCACGCTTCATGCCTGCGATACGGCTACGGACGCTGCCTTGGAGAAAGCGATACGCTGGGACGCCTCCGTTATCCTCTCAGTTCCCTGCTGCCAGCATGAGCTGTTCGCTCAGATCGACAGTCCGGTAATGGAGCCGCTGCTGTCTCATGGCATATTGAAGGAGCGCTTTTCTGCGTTGGCGACGGACGGCATCCGTGCCAAGCTGCTGGACATTCTCGGATACAAAACCCAGCTGCTTGAGTTTATTGATCTGGAGCATACTCCGAAGAATATTCTCATCAGGGCAGTCAAAGGACAAAGCGGCCGCAAAGAGGAGCTATGGCGTGAGTATACAGAGTTCCGTGATTTCCTGAACGCTAAACCGTATCTGGAAAAAGCATGTGCGGACCTGCTGCCCGGGGCGGCCGATTCGGAATGA
- a CDS encoding DUF6483 family protein — protein sequence MFRKDYILQMVEDMVEMVGKVFGLKQQKKYAEALWEIDDLLSKNFRLNSKLLNSLSVEDMIDMFRLGGAIEADKLQSIARLLEEEGGVYLDMGHKDEGLTRLMKSLHLYLYADLHGADHSMLKLPERVTDLKEQLKGYRLPAKTDKLLLGYEEEQGHYDEAENALFRLLDQHEMTEEEGLTFYQRLLMRSDDELKAGGLPRAEVEEGVEELQRKVKG from the coding sequence ATGTTCCGGAAAGACTATATACTGCAGATGGTGGAAGACATGGTTGAAATGGTGGGGAAGGTATTCGGACTAAAGCAGCAGAAAAAATACGCTGAGGCTTTATGGGAAATCGATGATCTGCTGAGCAAAAATTTCCGTCTGAACTCCAAGCTTTTGAATTCCCTGTCCGTCGAGGATATGATAGATATGTTTCGTCTGGGAGGCGCAATCGAGGCCGACAAACTGCAGAGCATCGCAAGACTACTTGAAGAAGAAGGCGGCGTGTACCTTGATATGGGCCACAAGGATGAAGGACTGACGCGATTGATGAAGTCGCTGCATCTGTATCTTTATGCCGATCTGCATGGTGCCGACCATTCGATGCTGAAGCTGCCGGAACGCGTGACCGATTTGAAGGAACAGCTTAAAGGCTACAGGCTTCCGGCAAAAACGGACAAGCTGCTGCTGGGCTATGAAGAGGAGCAGGGGCATTACGATGAAGCGGAGAATGCACTATTTCGTCTTTTGGACCAACATGAAATGACTGAAGAAGAGGGCTTGACCTTCTATCAAAGACTTCTAATGCGAAGCGATGACGAACTTAAGGCAGGCGGCCTTCCCCGCGCTGAGGTGGAAGAAGGCGTGGAGGAGCTGCAGCGGAAAGTGAAGGGCTAG